The Nycticebus coucang isolate mNycCou1 chromosome 8, mNycCou1.pri, whole genome shotgun sequence genome has a window encoding:
- the AGTR1 gene encoding type-1 angiotensin II receptor — protein sequence MILNSSTDDGIKRIQDDCPKAGRHNYIFVMIPTLYSIIFVVGIFGNSLVVIVIYFYMKLKTVASVFLLNLALADICFLLTLPLWAVYTAMEYRWPFGNYLCKIASASVSFNLYASVFLLTCLSIDRYLAIVHPMKSRLRRTMLVAKVTCIVIWLLAGLASLPAIIHRNVFFIENTNTTVCAFHYESQNSTLPIGLGLTKNILGFLFPFLIILTSYTLIWKALKKAYEIQKNKPRNDDIFKIIMAIVLFFFFSWVPHQVFTFLDVLIQLRVIRDCKITDIVDTAMPITICIAYFNNCLNPLFYGFLGKKFKKYFLQLLKYIPPKAKSHSGLSTKMSTLSYRPSDNVNSSTKKPAPCFEVE from the coding sequence ATGATTCTCAACTCTTCGACCGATGATGGTATTAAAAGAATCCAAGATGACTGTCCCAAAGCTGGAAGGCATAATTACATATTTGTCATGATCCCTACTTTATACAGCATCATCTTTGTGGTGGGAATATTTGGAAACAGCTTGGTGGTGATCgtcatttatttttacatgaaaCTGAAGACGGTGgccagtgtttttcttttgaatttagcCCTGGCTGACATATGCTTTTTGCTGACTCTGCCGCTGTGGGCCGTCTACACCGCTATGGAATACCGCTGGCCCTTTGGTAACTACCTGTGTAAGATTGCTTCCGCCAGTGTCAGTTTCAACCTCTATGCCAGCGTCTTCCTTCTCACATGTCTCAGCATTGACCGCTACCTGGCTATCGTCCATCCAATGAAGTCCCGCCTTCGACGCACCATGCTTGTAGCCAAGGTCACCTGCATTGTGATCTGGCTGCTGGCTGGCTTGGCAAGCTTGCCCGCTATCATCCACCGAAACGTGTTTTTCATTGAGAACACCAACACCACGGTTTGTGCGTTCCATTATGAGTCGCAAAATTCAACCCTCCCCATAGGTCTGGGTCTAACCAAAAATATACTGGGTTTCCTGTTCCCTTTTCTGATCATTCTTACAAGTTATACTCTTATTTGGAAGGCCCTAAAGAAGGCTTATGAGATTCAGAAGAACAAGCCAAGAAATGAtgatatttttaagataattatgGCGAtcgtgcttttctttttcttttcctgggtcCCCCACCAGGTGTTCACTTTTCTGGATGTGCTGATTCAGCTGAGAGTCATACGCGACTGTAAGATCACGGACATTGTGGACACGGCCATGCCCATCACCATCTGCATAGCTTATTTTAACAATTGCCTAAACCCTCTCTTCTATGGTTTCCtggggaaaaaatttaaaaaatattttctccagctCTTAAAATATATTCCCCCCAAAGCCAAATCCCACTCAGGCCTTTCAACCAAAATGAGCACCCTTTCCTACCGCCCCTCGGATAATGTCAACTCGTCCACCAAGAAACCTGCACCGTGTTTTGAGGTTGAATGA